The following is a genomic window from Actinomycetota bacterium.
AGCCCTACTTCCTCAGGCACTGGTACGCCCGGGCGGACCTGCTGGAGCGCGCCGGCCGTAAAGACGAGGCCCGCAACCTGTGGCGCAAGATCGTAGCTACCGACCCCGACTTCTTCGACGCCGAGGAGCGCCTGGGCGCCCTATAGGGTCCTAGGGCCCGAAGGGTGGTGAGCCGGAAGCCACTTCCATAACCGTGAAGGTTGTTATTGAACTTCGGCGGGCCTGAGACGAATTGGGAAGCGAACGCTGGCCAGCCTGCGCTGAATGAAAGGCTGGCTCCCTTTTTGCATCAGAAACCATCTCGCAGGAAACGTCGAGGGGAGAGGCCCCCCAATCCTGTGGGGGGTTAGCACTACGTTTGCTGTGCGATCGTCTTTTCTTACGACTTCTAACCAGAATTAGGCAATTCCGTGTCACACTGAATGCGAGGCTTCCCTGTTAGGGGCACACAAGGGCCCACAACAGAATAGGAAGTTCATCCATGAACTTACGCCCGGGGAAGCCTCTCTTCCGCGCATGCCGCTCCGCCCTGTCGAGTTCGAAACTTCTCGTGTTTCTGGTGACGGCGGCGCTTGCACTCGGCGTTGTGCCTTCCCAGCTGGTGTCCGAAGCAACGGCTGCTTCGACTGATCCCAGCGACGGCGAAACAACCTCCAGCGCGGCCCCCAAGAGCAACCCCATGGAGATCCCGACGCCGCCCACGGTCACTGAGATCCCAGAGGATTTCCCGACCGAGGCAGCAGTCGCCGAAGCGACCAAGACTGCTCCTGAGGCTCCAACCGGGCCTGTAAACCGCGACCCGATGCCCGTGATGAGAGTGGACCCAGACAACCCCGACTCGTTGCTCTCGACCAGGCGCAGCGTACGGGCAAGAAGGTTGAGATCCTCTCCAAGCGAACCGAGACCGAAACCACGTTCGCCAACCCGCAGGGCACGTTGACCACCGAGCTGTCATCCGGCCCGATTCGGGTCAAAAAGGGCGATTCGCTGGTCCCCATCGACACGGCCTTGGAAGTGACCGACGTCGGCATCTCTCCCAAGGCTGCGCCAGGCGAGATCACCATGTCGAATGGAGGCGCCGAAGGCTCGGAGCTGGTGGCGATTGGCGCCAAGGGCTCCCGCATCTCGTTCAAGTCGGAGCAACCGCTTCCCACTCCAACCCTGGACGGCAACATCGCCACCTACGCCGACGTTTCTCCCGGGCGAGATGTCGTGGTCAAGGCGACCAACAGCGGATTCGAGAGCTTCATCGTCCTCAAGACCCGTCCCACCGAGGCGCCGGTGATCACCATACCGGTCGAGTTGGATGGCCTGACCATGAGAAAGGACGAGGCCAGCGGCGAGATCAGCTTTG
Proteins encoded in this region:
- a CDS encoding DNRLRE domain-containing protein — its product is MTTELSSGPIRVKKGDSLVPIDTALEVTDVGISPKAAPGEITMSNGGAEGSELVAIGAKGSRISFKSEQPLPTPTLDGNIATYADVSPGRDVVVKATNSGFESFIVLKTRPTEAPVITIPVELDGLTMRKDEASGEISFVDGKGDPQITSATATMWSSARDERVKSEPTQVSTVDLQIENGPAGPAMVLRPSMKFLLDPATIYPVWIDPAANLTTSLDTYVNEATPTVNYNSSEVLKVGRLGAANNVSRSFLRFPTSTIAGRTVYSASLYLVQTDGYT